The following coding sequences lie in one Methanobrevibacter oralis genomic window:
- a CDS encoding TIGR04165 family Cys-rich peptide, with protein sequence MKLEEILAPCPKCGSKDKVAHRRMLDNHRAHAELETVKCEECGYVFFVNDEMEEDEKKQLLNELNKYYG encoded by the coding sequence ATGAAACTAGAGGAAATTTTGGCTCCGTGTCCTAAATGTGGTTCAAAAGATAAAGTTGCTCACAGAAGGATGTTAGATAATCATAGAGCTCATGCAGAACTTGAAACTGTTAAATGTGAAGAATGTGGCTATGTATTTTTTGTTAATGATGAAATGGAAGAAGATGAGAAAAAACAATTATTAAATGAATTAAATAAATATTATGGTTAA
- a CDS encoding TIGR04083 family peptide-modifying radical SAM enzyme: protein MVFHVMIIPTLNCPSNCKYCWGSENKNEMMDIKIINQIVDWLKDFRDDKIHFTFHGGEPLLAGYDYYEYALEKLSSLDNFEGFSLQSNIWLLTEELIDLFKEYSVVISTSIDGPREINDFQRGKGYFDKTMSKFYLARDKGLQINFVLTVTDYSKDYSDELYEFFKENKMNLKIHAALPSLRGDNADLWALDQEKHGKLLVNWLDKYLYDLDKFSIMDLDHICKSTLRRRGTLCTFADCIGTTFAVGFDGSLYPCYRFVGMGEYVLGNVTNKPSFDDLKKSLAWSKLQEFRDFVDEDCEKCKFKKYCEGGCPYNAIVAYKTPKAVDPQCTAYKMIFSEVSKRMNKEFAKSAVPGFSTPNIKNKDVPFSIMDLMMKP, encoded by the coding sequence ATGGTCTTTCATGTAATGATTATTCCCACACTAAATTGTCCATCAAATTGTAAATATTGTTGGGGTTCAGAAAATAAAAATGAAATGATGGATATAAAAATAATAAACCAAATTGTGGATTGGTTAAAGGATTTTCGTGATGATAAAATACATTTTACTTTTCATGGTGGAGAACCACTTCTTGCAGGATATGACTATTATGAATATGCACTAGAAAAATTATCAAGTTTAGATAATTTTGAAGGATTTTCACTTCAAAGTAATATTTGGTTACTTACAGAAGAGCTAATTGATTTATTTAAGGAATATAGTGTTGTAATAAGTACAAGTATAGACGGGCCTCGTGAAATTAATGACTTTCAAAGAGGAAAAGGTTACTTTGATAAAACCATGTCTAAATTTTACTTAGCTCGTGATAAAGGTTTACAAATTAATTTTGTTTTAACTGTAACTGATTATTCAAAAGATTATAGTGATGAGTTATATGAATTTTTTAAAGAAAATAAAATGAATTTAAAAATTCATGCAGCTTTACCATCATTAAGGGGAGATAATGCAGATCTATGGGCACTTGACCAAGAAAAACATGGGAAACTATTGGTTAATTGGTTGGATAAATATCTTTATGATTTAGATAAATTTTCAATCATGGATTTAGATCATATTTGTAAAAGTACTCTTAGAAGGAGAGGCACATTATGTACATTTGCTGATTGTATTGGTACGACATTCGCTGTTGGTTTTGATGGATCACTTTATCCATGTTATAGGTTTGTAGGAATGGGTGAATATGTTTTAGGTAATGTTACTAATAAACCTAGTTTTGATGATTTAAAAAAATCTTTGGCATGGTCTAAACTTCAAGAATTTAGGGACTTTGTTGATGAAGACTGTGAAAAATGCAAATTTAAAAAATACTGTGAAGGAGGATGTCCTTATAATGCTATTGTAGCATATAAAACTCCAAAAGCAGTTGATCCTCAATGTACTGCTTATAAAATGATTTTTTCTGAAGTTTCAAAAAGAATGAATAAGGAATTTGCTAAATCAGCTGTTCCAGGTTTTTCAACACCAAATATTAAAAATAAGGATGTTCCATTTAGTATAATGGATTTAATGATGAAACCTTAA
- a CDS encoding aldo/keto reductase, translating to MKNRLIKKTGDEVSPLGFGAMRLPLKKGKIDRKLATKQVYHAIDNGVNFIDTAYLYGDSEKFLGEILQGKYKDKVKICTKLPSIIVRKYEDMGRILDEQLERLQRDSIDYYLIHSVDFKTMNRLLKRDLIKFLNESKKSGKIKHVGFSYHGSKEEFELLLDVYDWDVVMVQYNYFDEYIQASSEGIEYAALKGMGVFVMEPLKGGILADKMPEDAEEIFRKENPNKTNANWALEWVLNNRNVTCVFSGMNSIEQIDENIAIANEVTPLSMSFNDLETVELVKRVMNNKLKINCSTCGYCMPCPREVNIPECMKIYNEKYLFNHEGLVNPSVINYYQYVGGILNKASNAGRCNGCGKCLRKCPQKLDIISELSKVKKEFEFPGFSIILPFAKFIGIPLYNLFLKITNH from the coding sequence ATGAAAAATCGTTTAATTAAAAAAACTGGAGATGAAGTATCTCCTTTAGGTTTTGGAGCTATGAGATTACCTTTAAAAAAGGGTAAAATCGATCGAAAATTAGCTACAAAGCAAGTTTATCATGCAATTGATAATGGTGTTAATTTTATTGATACAGCTTATCTTTATGGGGATAGTGAGAAGTTTTTAGGTGAAATATTGCAAGGTAAATACAAGGATAAAGTAAAAATTTGTACTAAATTACCTTCAATTATTGTTCGTAAATATGAGGATATGGGAAGAATTTTAGATGAACAACTGGAACGTTTACAAAGGGATTCTATTGATTACTATCTAATTCATTCTGTTGATTTTAAAACAATGAATAGATTACTTAAAAGAGATTTAATTAAATTTTTAAATGAGTCTAAAAAATCAGGTAAAATTAAACATGTTGGATTTTCTTATCATGGTTCTAAAGAAGAATTCGAATTGTTATTAGATGTCTATGATTGGGATGTAGTAATGGTTCAGTATAATTACTTTGATGAATATATTCAAGCTAGTAGTGAGGGTATTGAATATGCAGCTTTAAAAGGTATGGGTGTTTTTGTAATGGAGCCTTTAAAAGGAGGTATTCTTGCAGATAAAATGCCTGAAGATGCTGAAGAGATTTTTAGAAAAGAAAATCCTAATAAAACTAACGCTAACTGGGCTTTAGAATGGGTTTTAAATAATCGTAATGTAACTTGTGTTTTTTCAGGTATGAATTCAATTGAACAAATTGATGAAAATATAGCTATTGCTAATGAAGTAACTCCTTTATCAATGAGTTTTAATGATTTAGAAACTGTTGAACTTGTTAAAAGAGTAATGAATAATAAACTTAAAATTAATTGTTCAACTTGCGGATATTGTATGCCTTGTCCAAGAGAAGTAAATATTCCAGAATGCATGAAAATTTATAATGAAAAATACTTATTTAATCATGAAGGATTAGTTAATCCATCTGTTATAAATTATTACCAGTATGTTGGAGGAATATTAAACAAAGCTAGTAATGCAGGTAGATGTAATGGCTGTGGAAAGTGTTTAAGAAAATGTCCTCAAAAATTAGACATTATTTCGGAGTTAAGTAAAGTTAAAAAAGAATTCGAATTTCCAGGATTTTCTATTATACTGCCTTTTGCAAAATTTATTGGAATTCCATTATATAATTTATTTTTGAAAATCACTAATCATTAA
- a CDS encoding NAD-dependent epimerase/dehydratase family protein — MKFNYKNTKNFSHGDSGFIGTNLVNELKNRGHEVLVINGGSIGNTSNS; from the coding sequence ATGAAGTTTAATTATAAAAACACAAAGAATTTTAGTCACGGAGACAGTGGATTTATAGGTACTAATCTAGTTAATGAGCTTAAAAATAGAGGTCATGAAGTTTTAGTTATTAATGGTGGAAGTATTGGTAATACATCAAATAGCTAA
- a CDS encoding deoxyhypusine synthase: MKVNQIDVFSDMKVSRLITQFEESGVLGSGRVARACNILTNMIEDENTNVFMSLGGPLISGGLRNIVTNMIKERHVNLIISSGANITHDLLEAFGGNHYRDEGKSDEELNAEGIGRIADINVGSDDFAIFEKEIIKIFEDISARKSLISIQELLYEIGLLIEDENSFVANAARNNVPIFAPGLIDSMIGLQLWMFSQDHDFVINAIGDMPYLSDIVFESKRVGGILLGGGLTKHYTLASTLLKGGLDTAIQITLDRPEAGSLSGAPLQEAKSWSKAKCESTLETVIGDVTIIFPMIYAAALDKLNND; this comes from the coding sequence TTGAAAGTTAATCAGATTGATGTATTTAGTGATATGAAGGTAAGCCGGTTAATAACTCAATTTGAGGAATCTGGTGTGTTAGGTTCTGGTAGAGTAGCTAGAGCATGTAATATTCTAACTAATATGATTGAAGATGAGAATACTAATGTTTTCATGAGTCTTGGAGGTCCTTTAATATCTGGTGGGCTTAGAAATATAGTAACTAATATGATCAAAGAAAGGCATGTAAATTTAATTATATCTAGTGGGGCTAATATTACTCATGATCTCCTTGAAGCATTTGGTGGAAATCATTATCGCGATGAGGGTAAAAGTGATGAAGAGCTTAATGCTGAAGGAATAGGCAGAATTGCAGATATTAATGTTGGATCTGATGATTTTGCTATTTTCGAAAAAGAAATTATAAAAATATTTGAAGATATTTCAGCTAGAAAATCTTTAATTTCGATTCAAGAACTATTATATGAAATTGGTCTTTTAATTGAAGATGAAAATTCTTTTGTTGCAAATGCAGCTAGAAATAATGTACCTATATTTGCTCCAGGACTTATTGATAGTATGATAGGTCTTCAATTGTGGATGTTTTCTCAAGATCATGATTTTGTAATAAATGCTATTGGTGATATGCCTTATTTGTCTGATATTGTTTTTGAATCTAAACGTGTTGGAGGAATATTATTAGGTGGTGGTCTTACAAAACATTATACATTGGCCTCTACCTTGTTAAAAGGGGGATTAGATACTGCTATTCAAATTACATTAGATAGACCAGAAGCTGGAAGTTTAAGCGGTGCACCACTTCAAGAAGCTAAATCTTGGTCAAAGGCAAAATGTGAATCAACTTTAGAAACTGTAATTGGGGATGTTACAATAATATTTCCAATGATTTATGCTGCGGCTTTAGACAAACTTAATAATGATTAA
- a CDS encoding alpha/beta hydrolase — translation MKDTKLNLTDKWDKVFPKSDKVEHRKITFHNRYGITLAADLYKPLKSEEKLPAIAISGPFGAVKEQSSGLYAQILAERGFLTIAFDPSFTGESGGEPRYMASPDINTEDFQAAVDYLATSDEVDADKIGILGICGWGGMALNATAIDTRIKATVTSTMYNMTRISAKGYFDEEDNADARYKNKVLLNNQRTQDYKNGDYLRAGGVIDPLPDDAPFFVKDYYDYYKTERGYHKRSLNSNDGWNVIGTMSFINQPIIKYSNEIRSAVLVIHGDKAHSFYFSKDEFEKLNGDNKKFLVIPDAVHTDLYDNVNIIPFDKIELFFRENL, via the coding sequence ATGAAAGATACAAAATTAAACTTAACAGATAAATGGGACAAAGTGTTTCCTAAAAGTGACAAAGTAGAGCATAGAAAAATTACATTTCATAACAGATATGGTATTACCTTAGCTGCAGATTTATATAAACCATTAAAATCAGAAGAAAAATTACCTGCAATAGCTATTAGTGGTCCATTTGGGGCGGTTAAAGAACAATCTTCAGGTCTTTATGCACAAATATTGGCTGAAAGAGGATTTTTAACAATAGCTTTTGATCCATCATTTACTGGTGAAAGTGGTGGAGAACCAAGATATATGGCATCTCCAGATATTAATACAGAAGATTTTCAAGCAGCTGTTGATTATTTAGCAACAAGTGATGAAGTAGATGCAGATAAGATTGGGATATTGGGTATCTGTGGTTGGGGTGGAATGGCATTAAATGCAACAGCTATTGATACAAGAATTAAAGCAACTGTAACTTCGACAATGTATAATATGACTCGTATTTCTGCTAAAGGTTATTTTGATGAAGAAGATAATGCTGATGCAAGGTATAAAAATAAAGTATTATTAAATAATCAAAGAACCCAAGATTATAAAAATGGAGACTATTTAAGAGCAGGTGGAGTTATTGATCCTCTTCCTGATGATGCACCATTTTTTGTAAAAGATTACTATGATTACTATAAAACAGAAAGAGGATATCATAAACGTTCTTTAAATTCGAATGATGGTTGGAATGTAATTGGAACAATGTCTTTTATTAACCAACCAATCATAAAATACAGTAATGAAATTCGCTCAGCAGTTTTAGTAATACATGGGGATAAAGCTCACTCTTTTTATTTCTCAAAAGATGAGTTTGAAAAATTAAATGGGGATAATAAGAAGTTCTTAGTTATTCCTGATGCAGTTCATACAGATTTATATGATAATGTAAATATTATTCCTTTTGATAAAATTGAATTATTTTTTAGAGAAAATTTATAA
- a CDS encoding CBS domain-containing protein: MLTSVQKEILQTLINLYQSSKGKSIKGEDIAEVMGRNPGTIRNQMQSLRSLSLVKGVPGPRGGYKPTIEAYHSLNISVSDKDSNVPIYKNDEPMDNISVAKIEFTSVPQPSECEAAIKVLGSIKDLNLGDVIRIGPTPVNNLGVMGEIVGRDDMDNILLLDTSVIRSIPKNTVGDIASRDVISLSPNCDLKSAARKLAFNEIDGAPVIKNNKVIGVFTLTDLVLAIAEDKEDACVGDLMSTNVVIVNENLKLANAIEIILKKSISRLIIADGDQNLLGIVTRTDLIDSITNLKDFPIITN, encoded by the coding sequence ATGTTAACATCTGTACAAAAGGAAATTTTACAAACATTAATTAACTTATATCAATCCTCTAAAGGCAAATCAATCAAAGGAGAAGATATTGCTGAAGTTATGGGAAGGAATCCTGGAACCATTCGTAATCAAATGCAATCTTTAAGGAGCTTAAGTTTGGTTAAAGGTGTTCCAGGACCTAGGGGAGGATATAAGCCAACTATCGAAGCTTATCACTCTTTAAATATTTCAGTTTCAGATAAAGATTCTAATGTTCCTATATATAAAAATGATGAACCGATGGATAATATTTCTGTAGCTAAAATTGAATTTACTAGTGTTCCTCAACCTAGTGAGTGTGAAGCAGCTATTAAAGTTTTAGGTAGTATTAAAGATTTAAACCTAGGGGATGTAATTAGAATAGGTCCTACTCCAGTAAATAATTTAGGAGTAATGGGGGAAATTGTTGGTAGGGATGATATGGACAATATTCTTCTATTGGACACTAGTGTAATTAGAAGCATTCCTAAAAACACTGTTGGAGATATAGCTAGTCGTGATGTAATATCTTTATCTCCAAATTGTGATTTAAAAAGTGCTGCTCGTAAATTAGCTTTTAATGAGATTGATGGGGCTCCTGTAATTAAAAATAATAAAGTAATTGGAGTTTTTACATTAACAGATTTAGTTTTAGCAATAGCTGAAGATAAAGAAGATGCTTGTGTTGGAGATTTAATGTCTACAAATGTTGTTATTGTTAATGAAAACTTAAAATTAGCTAATGCTATTGAGATTATTCTTAAAAAATCTATAAGCAGATTAATAATTGCTGACGGTGACCAAAATTTACTTGGAATTGTTACAAGAACAGATTTAATTGATAGTATTACTAATTTAAAAGATTTTCCGATTATTACTAATTGA
- a CDS encoding NCS2 family permease, with protein sequence MLNEFFNFNSKNTNLKTEFIAGLTTFLAMSYILGVNPTMLSEGGMPATSIFFSTALASGIACIIMGLVSKYPVGLAPGMGMNALFTYTIILTMGNSWQAALAAVFISSVIFLLITVSGLREAILNAIPNDLRLAIGAGIGFFLAFIGLSGAGIIVSDPSTVVGLGSLTSAPALLALLGILITLMLFIKKVPAAVFSGLIITAIIGLIFTTLGFGAGEMTMPSVPTQIISFNFDTTVFFGFASGFGEIFSNIPNLIMILFSLLFFTFFDTTGTLISLANQSGFVDENGDIERIDKAFIGDALGGVVGAVLGTSTLTAYVESATGIGLGGRTGLTAIFTGIFFLISVIFAPAVLSLFTSSVTAAALVIVGILMIVPLKDIEWDSMVVVSSTFITIIMMILTYSITLGIAFGFVTYAIASIADGKAKELNWLVWILVIIFIIYLFIGH encoded by the coding sequence ATGTTAAATGAATTTTTTAATTTTAATTCTAAAAATACAAATTTAAAAACTGAATTCATTGCAGGACTTACTACATTTCTTGCAATGTCTTATATTTTGGGTGTAAACCCTACAATGTTATCAGAAGGTGGAATGCCTGCTACATCAATATTTTTCTCAACTGCTTTAGCATCGGGCATTGCATGTATAATAATGGGGCTTGTCTCTAAATATCCAGTCGGATTAGCACCAGGAATGGGAATGAACGCTCTTTTTACATATACGATTATATTAACTATGGGTAACTCTTGGCAAGCTGCTTTAGCTGCTGTATTTATTTCCAGTGTAATATTTTTATTAATTACTGTTTCTGGTTTAAGAGAAGCAATTCTCAATGCTATTCCAAATGATTTAAGACTTGCTATTGGTGCAGGTATTGGATTTTTCCTAGCATTTATAGGTCTTAGTGGTGCTGGAATTATTGTAAGTGACCCATCAACTGTTGTTGGTTTAGGATCTCTAACATCTGCTCCAGCTCTTTTAGCATTACTTGGTATTCTTATAACATTGATGCTATTTATTAAAAAAGTACCTGCTGCTGTATTTAGTGGTTTAATAATTACAGCCATTATTGGTTTAATATTTACAACATTAGGATTTGGTGCTGGTGAAATGACCATGCCATCTGTTCCTACACAAATTATTTCATTTAATTTTGATACAACTGTATTCTTTGGTTTTGCATCTGGTTTTGGTGAAATATTTAGTAATATTCCTAATTTAATTATGATTTTATTCTCATTACTTTTCTTTACATTCTTTGATACTACTGGAACTTTAATTTCTCTAGCAAATCAAAGTGGTTTTGTAGATGAAAATGGAGATATTGAAAGAATCGATAAAGCATTTATTGGAGATGCACTAGGTGGTGTGGTTGGTGCTGTTTTAGGTACAAGTACACTTACAGCATATGTTGAAAGTGCTACTGGTATTGGGCTTGGTGGTAGAACCGGCCTAACTGCGATTTTTACTGGTATTTTCTTTTTAATATCAGTTATATTTGCTCCTGCAGTATTATCCCTATTTACATCATCTGTAACTGCTGCTGCATTAGTGATTGTCGGTATATTAATGATTGTTCCACTTAAAGATATTGAATGGGACAGTATGGTTGTTGTATCTTCAACATTCATAACAATCATAATGATGATTTTAACCTACTCCATTACTTTAGGTATTGCATTTGGTTTTGTAACTTATGCAATTGCAAGCATAGCGGATGGAAAAGCTAAAGAATTAAATTGGTTAGTTTGGATTCTTGTTATAATCTTTATAATTTACTTATTTATTGGACATTGA
- the galU gene encoding UTP--glucose-1-phosphate uridylyltransferase GalU, which translates to MKAVIPAAGFGTRFLPATKAQPKEMLPVFDKPTIQYVIEEAVASGIDDILIVTGRNKRSIEDHFDKSFELEQTLQSAGKDDRLKQVRDITDLADICYVRQKDQKGLGDAIYCAKKHVGSEPFAVMLGDTITKGPIPCTKQLIDVYNKYDASAISLEEVPKEKVERYGIIKGHEVEKDVYKIEKLVEKPLMHQAPSNLAIMGRYVLAPEIFDKIEETEPGVGGEIQLTDALSKLDAIYGNTFEGKTYDIGNRFEWLKTSIEFAMDDEESKDMLIRYMKEILNEV; encoded by the coding sequence ATGAAAGCTGTAATTCCAGCAGCAGGTTTTGGAACCAGATTTTTACCTGCTACTAAGGCTCAACCTAAAGAGATGTTACCTGTTTTTGATAAACCTACAATTCAATATGTAATTGAAGAAGCAGTAGCATCGGGTATTGATGATATTTTAATTGTAACTGGTAGAAATAAAAGATCTATTGAAGATCATTTTGATAAATCTTTTGAACTTGAACAAACTTTACAAAGTGCTGGTAAAGATGATCGTTTAAAACAAGTTCGTGACATAACTGATTTAGCAGATATTTGTTATGTACGTCAAAAAGATCAAAAAGGACTTGGTGATGCAATTTATTGTGCTAAAAAACATGTTGGTAGTGAACCATTTGCAGTAATGTTAGGAGATACCATTACAAAAGGGCCAATTCCATGTACAAAACAATTAATAGATGTTTACAATAAATACGATGCATCTGCTATTTCTCTTGAAGAAGTACCAAAAGAAAAAGTTGAAAGATATGGTATTATAAAAGGACATGAAGTTGAAAAAGATGTTTATAAAATTGAAAAACTTGTAGAAAAACCATTAATGCACCAAGCACCATCTAACTTAGCTATTATGGGACGTTATGTTTTAGCTCCGGAGATTTTTGATAAAATTGAAGAAACAGAACCTGGTGTTGGTGGTGAAATTCAACTTACTGATGCTTTATCAAAATTAGATGCAATTTATGGAAATACCTTTGAAGGTAAAACTTATGACATTGGGAATAGGTTTGAATGGCTTAAAACATCAATTGAATTTGCAATGGACGATGAAGAATCAAAAGACATGTTAATTAGATATATGAAAGAAATTCTTAATGAAGTTTAA
- a CDS encoding pyridoxamine 5'-phosphate oxidase family protein, with product MNEVIDFLTENPQLYLATLGLDGNAKVRPILYYFEENEKPYFCTSNQKPMFKELDANANCEMTTATPEFSWIRISGKIEFVDDLDIKQKIIDANELVKALYQTADNPTFEAFTISGEAIIADFSGEPAKTYKI from the coding sequence ATGAATGAAGTAATAGATTTTTTAACTGAAAATCCTCAGTTATATTTAGCAACTTTAGGATTAGATGGAAATGCAAAAGTAAGACCAATTTTGTACTATTTTGAAGAAAATGAAAAACCTTATTTCTGCACTAGTAACCAAAAACCAATGTTTAAAGAATTAGATGCAAACGCCAACTGTGAAATGACCACTGCAACTCCAGAATTTTCATGGATTAGAATAAGTGGTAAAATAGAATTTGTAGATGATTTAGATATTAAACAAAAAATCATAGATGCTAATGAATTAGTAAAAGCACTATATCAAACAGCAGATAATCCTACTTTTGAAGCATTTACTATTTCTGGTGAAGCTATAATTGCTGATTTTTCTGGTGAACCAGCAAAAACTTATAAAATATAA
- a CDS encoding heavy metal translocating P-type ATPase — MINKIMDILAGLKMTIVSGIFLLISVIFMILSIDIPAYLNPAWGAVIISGVPLVYLALERLIYQKWISSALLITIAMIASLLIGELFAAGEVAWIMALGALLEDWTVERAKKGLKNLIDLTPQKGRIIDGNKEKIVSVDEIKIGDTLRILPGETVPVDGEIVMGNSSLDQSIMTGESLPIDKSVGDEVFCGTMNMFGSIDIKATSLGENSSLQKLIDLVKKSDENQAPTQRIADKWATWLVPIALIIAIGAWIITGEVERAVTVLVVFCPCALILATPTAIMAAIGQATKYGVLIKSGEALETLGGLNTLVFDKTGTLTYGNLEVSDIISIGEIGGDDLLKMLASCELLSEHPLAKAIINRAHEKEIEIEEPINFKMYPGRGVSCINSYGTVYAGNLDFLVDNNVDLNNVNKYLNKLKKEGKASIIVALNNKVVGLVGLSDVIREDSKSMISKLHDLETETVLLTGDHTETANYFASKVGISKVYGNLLPEQKLEWIDKLKKEGKKVCMIGDGVNDAPALKASDVSVAMGSVGSDVAIDAADIALLGDDIGKIPYLKKLSNSTLFTIKVNIALSMLINAVAIICSVLGLLNPVTGAIVHNAGSCLVVLNAAMLYDRHFDDSIKKIDSENMEHSHYHYHDDGKHNHSHEGVNILDEIKTHDGIKHIHTHNHSLK; from the coding sequence ATGATAAATAAAATAATGGATATATTAGCTGGATTAAAAATGACAATAGTTTCAGGTATATTTTTATTAATATCAGTTATTTTCATGATTTTATCAATAGATATACCAGCCTACCTAAATCCAGCATGGGGAGCAGTAATAATAAGTGGAGTTCCTCTTGTATATTTAGCACTTGAAAGATTAATATATCAAAAATGGATTTCATCAGCTTTATTAATTACAATTGCCATGATTGCTTCTTTATTAATTGGAGAATTATTCGCTGCTGGAGAAGTTGCTTGGATTATGGCTTTAGGTGCTCTTCTTGAAGATTGGACAGTGGAACGGGCGAAAAAAGGATTAAAAAATTTAATTGATTTAACTCCACAAAAAGGAAGAATAATTGATGGTAATAAAGAAAAAATTGTTTCAGTTGATGAAATAAAAATTGGGGATACATTAAGAATACTTCCAGGTGAAACTGTACCTGTAGATGGTGAAATTGTTATGGGAAATAGTTCTCTTGACCAATCAATAATGACAGGAGAATCATTACCTATTGATAAAAGTGTTGGAGATGAAGTTTTTTGTGGAACAATGAATATGTTTGGATCTATTGACATTAAAGCTACAAGTTTAGGTGAAAATTCATCACTTCAAAAATTGATAGATTTAGTTAAAAAATCTGATGAAAATCAAGCTCCAACTCAAAGAATTGCAGATAAATGGGCAACTTGGTTGGTTCCAATCGCACTAATAATAGCTATTGGTGCATGGATAATTACAGGAGAGGTTGAAAGAGCAGTTACCGTTCTGGTTGTATTTTGTCCTTGCGCATTAATTCTTGCAACCCCAACTGCTATAATGGCTGCTATTGGACAAGCAACTAAATATGGTGTTTTAATTAAATCAGGTGAAGCTTTGGAAACTTTAGGTGGTTTAAATACATTAGTATTTGATAAAACTGGTACTTTGACTTATGGAAATTTAGAAGTTTCAGACATTATTAGTATTGGTGAGATTGGGGGTGACGATTTGTTAAAAATGCTTGCCTCTTGTGAACTTTTAAGTGAACATCCACTAGCTAAAGCAATTATTAATCGAGCTCATGAAAAAGAAATAGAAATTGAAGAACCTATTAATTTTAAAATGTATCCTGGTAGAGGTGTTTCTTGTATTAATTCTTATGGTACGGTTTATGCAGGAAATTTAGATTTTCTTGTTGATAATAATGTTGATTTAAACAATGTTAATAAGTATCTGAATAAACTAAAAAAAGAAGGTAAAGCTTCAATAATTGTTGCATTAAATAATAAAGTTGTGGGTTTAGTTGGATTATCAGATGTAATTCGTGAAGATTCTAAAAGCATGATTTCTAAACTACATGATTTAGAAACTGAAACTGTATTACTTACTGGAGATCATACAGAAACTGCAAATTATTTTGCTTCAAAAGTTGGAATTAGTAAAGTTTATGGTAATTTACTTCCAGAGCAAAAACTTGAGTGGATTGATAAACTTAAAAAAGAAGGTAAAAAGGTTTGTATGATTGGGGATGGTGTTAATGATGCGCCAGCTTTAAAAGCATCTGATGTTAGTGTAGCTATGGGTTCTGTTGGAAGTGATGTAGCTATTGATGCTGCTGATATTGCTCTTTTAGGAGATGACATTGGTAAAATTCCATATTTGAAAAAGTTATCTAACTCTACATTATTTACTATTAAAGTGAATATTGCACTTTCCATGTTAATTAATGCGGTAGCTATTATTTGTTCTGTTTTAGGATTATTAAATCCAGTTACAGGAGCTATTGTGCATAATGCAGGATCATGTTTAGTTGTTTTAAATGCAGCAATGTTATATGATAGACATTTTGATGATAGTATTAAAAAAATAGATAGTGAGAATATGGAACATAGTCATTATCATTATCATGATGATGGAAAACATAATCATTCTCATGAAGGTGTTAATATATTAGATGAAATTAAAACCCATGATGGAATTAAACATATACACACTCATAATCATTCATTAAAATAA
- a CDS encoding DUF5654 family protein: protein MASEITKLIVETILGLITTAFAFVAGLAWNDAIQALITQFVGTGNALPSLFSYAIIVTVVAVIVTVIIARFAAKIGVELDD from the coding sequence ATGGCAAGTGAAATTACAAAATTAATTGTGGAAACTATACTTGGATTAATCACAACTGCATTTGCATTTGTTGCAGGTTTAGCATGGAATGATGCAATCCAAGCATTAATTACACAATTTGTTGGAACTGGAAATGCTCTTCCTAGTTTATTTAGCTATGCTATTATAGTAACCGTTGTTGCTGTAATTGTAACTGTTATTATTGCAAGATTTGCAGCTAAAATAGGAGTTGAACTCGACGACTAA